Part of the Candidatus Brocadia sinica JPN1 genome, TATGCGAAGCTGTTTTAGGATCCGTTTTAAATCCTCCTGTAATTGCCTGCGTGTTTCCCAATCCAGCGCTGAAAGCGGTTCATCCAGGAGCAAGATATCTGGTTTCCTGGCCAGGGCACGGATCAGGGCAACCCTTTGCTTTTGCCCCCCGGATAATTGAGCGGGATAGTGACGTTCGTAGCCGGATAACCCTACCAGGGATAAAAGGTCTTTTGCCTCTTTCAATCTCTCTTTTTCTTTTATCCCATACGCTACGTTTCTTTCCACCGTTAAATGGGGAAATAAGGCAAAGTCCTGGAATACAAATCCCACGGAACGTTGCTGAGGGAGGATATCAATCGCTTTTGACTCATCATACCACACTTCTTCTCCCTTATGGATCATCCCTCCGTCAGCCCTTTCCAAACCGGAAATCAGGCGCAATATACTCGACTTTCCCGCCCC contains:
- a CDS encoding ATP-binding cassette domain-containing protein yields the protein MIKVCIKKTWREFGLNVNIEIPHEKVTALFGPSGAGKSSILRLISGLERADGGMIHKGEEVWYDESKAIDILPQQRSVGFVFQDFALFPHLTVERNVAYGIKEKERLKEAKDLLSLVGLSGYERHYPAQLSGGQKQRVALIRALARKPDILLLDEPLSALDWETRRQLQEDLKRILKQLRITTLYVTHDVTEVYKLADYVIVLESGKVVKRGTPEEIFMGKRLSTRIQIVGKVVDLESDSIMAAVTVMHEGQYFKTLIDTEEIHRLNLTVGDDVVIGAKSSDVILFKVFTKS